From a region of the Mycobacteroides saopaulense genome:
- a CDS encoding fatty acyl-AMP ligase, producing the protein MKLNVEEYLDGKGAITLPDGYTVNYYLERVISELGETFAYRYLDFNTNSEGEPNDLNWTQLGQRSRAVAARLQQVTKPGDRVAILAPQGLDYVVGFFAAIEAGNIAVPLFAPELPGHAERLDAVLTDAEPTVVLTNNAAAESVNRFVRGLPRDRRPRVVAVDSVPDSVAATYAKVTPDTDDIAYLQYTSGSTRVPAGVEITHRAVMTNVLQMIISVGLDDSIRSVSWLPLYHDMGLLMILFPLCGGRITLMSPVSFVRRPGRWIKELAAEAHLGRTFAAAPNFAFELAAERGLPKDNEELDLSNVAGLINGSEPVSISSIRKFNDAFGPYGLPPTTIKPSYGMAEATLFVSTIPSDAEASVVYLDRRELGNGRAVRVEADDENAVPQVSCGKISRSQWAVIVNPNAESELADGEVGEIWLHGDNIGRGYWGRPKETDFSFRNKLQARLDHGSHAIGTEPGATWFRTGDLGVYLDGELYITGRVKDLVIIDGRNHYPQDIEATVEEASPAVRRGFVAAFSVPADGSGEQLVIVAERAAGAGRAAPEPIVDAIRAAVSRRHNLPIADVQLVQAGAIPRTTSGKLARRACRQEYLDNKLGVRA; encoded by the coding sequence ATGAAGTTGAATGTTGAGGAGTACCTGGACGGCAAAGGTGCTATCACCTTGCCGGACGGTTATACCGTCAACTACTACCTCGAGCGTGTCATCAGCGAGTTGGGCGAGACCTTCGCCTACCGCTACCTGGACTTCAACACCAACTCCGAGGGCGAACCCAACGATCTCAACTGGACCCAGCTTGGCCAGCGCTCTCGTGCAGTCGCCGCGCGTCTCCAGCAAGTAACCAAACCAGGCGACAGAGTCGCCATTCTGGCGCCCCAGGGCCTCGACTACGTGGTGGGTTTCTTCGCCGCCATCGAGGCCGGGAATATCGCGGTCCCATTGTTTGCTCCGGAGTTGCCCGGCCACGCCGAGCGGCTCGACGCGGTGCTCACCGACGCGGAGCCGACCGTGGTGCTGACCAACAACGCCGCGGCCGAGTCCGTCAACCGCTTTGTCCGCGGGCTGCCGCGTGACCGCCGTCCCAGGGTGGTCGCCGTCGACAGCGTCCCCGACTCGGTGGCCGCCACCTACGCCAAGGTGACGCCGGACACCGACGACATCGCCTACCTGCAGTACACCTCGGGATCTACCCGAGTTCCCGCCGGTGTGGAGATCACCCACCGCGCGGTGATGACCAACGTCCTGCAGATGATCATTTCGGTCGGTTTGGACGACAGCATTCGCAGCGTCAGCTGGCTGCCGCTGTACCACGACATGGGTCTGCTGATGATCCTGTTCCCGCTGTGCGGTGGCCGGATCACCCTGATGTCCCCGGTGTCGTTCGTGCGACGGCCCGGACGGTGGATCAAGGAACTCGCGGCCGAGGCGCACCTGGGCCGAACCTTCGCCGCCGCACCGAATTTCGCTTTCGAGCTAGCCGCCGAGCGGGGCCTGCCGAAGGACAACGAGGAACTCGACCTGAGCAATGTCGCGGGTCTCATCAACGGATCCGAGCCGGTCAGCATCTCCTCGATACGCAAGTTCAATGACGCCTTCGGGCCCTACGGACTGCCGCCGACCACCATCAAGCCGTCCTACGGCATGGCCGAGGCGACGCTGTTCGTCTCCACCATCCCCTCGGACGCCGAGGCCTCGGTGGTGTACCTGGACCGCAGGGAGCTGGGCAACGGACGTGCCGTGCGGGTCGAGGCCGACGACGAGAACGCGGTCCCGCAGGTGTCCTGCGGGAAGATCTCGCGCAGCCAGTGGGCCGTGATCGTCAACCCGAACGCCGAATCCGAGCTGGCCGACGGCGAAGTGGGTGAGATCTGGCTGCACGGCGACAACATCGGCCGCGGCTACTGGGGCAGGCCGAAGGAGACCGACTTCTCCTTCCGTAACAAGCTGCAGGCCCGGCTCGACCACGGCAGCCATGCCATCGGTACTGAGCCCGGTGCGACCTGGTTCCGCACCGGAGACCTGGGCGTCTATCTGGACGGCGAGCTGTACATCACCGGACGGGTCAAGGACCTGGTCATCATCGACGGTCGTAACCACTACCCGCAGGACATCGAGGCCACCGTCGAGGAGGCCTCGCCTGCGGTGCGACGCGGTTTCGTGGCAGCGTTCTCGGTGCCCGCAGACGGATCTGGGGAGCAACTGGTCATCGTCGCCGAGCGCGCCGCCGGTGCCGGTCGGGCCGCGCCGGAGCCGATCGTCGACGCCATTCGCGCCGCGGTTTCACGACGTCACAACCTGCCCATCGCCGATGTGCAGTTGGTCCAGGCGGGCGCGATTCCGCGCACCACCAGCGGAAAGCTCGCACGCCGAGCCTGCCGCCAGGAATACCTGGACAACAAGCTCGGCGTGCGCGCCTGA